The Actinomycetota bacterium genome includes a window with the following:
- a CDS encoding tetratricopeptide repeat protein, with protein MKTSLQPHLAIEPFTRVYSAEKGDALDELSNSIVDLVEDGKLDKAEEVSRQLLDRYPDQVDGLFSLGMVYEARGQNEKAAEYYRKAVDFMRSMPEFEEEAIDWVLEKAFRMESASFSKT; from the coding sequence GTGAAAACGTCACTCCAACCCCATCTTGCCATAGAGCCTTTTACTAGGGTTTATAGTGCGGAGAAAGGTGACGCGCTTGATGAACTGTCCAACAGTATTGTAGACCTTGTTGAGGACGGAAAACTTGACAAAGCAGAGGAAGTCAGTCGTCAGCTTTTGGACCGGTACCCGGACCAGGTCGATGGACTCTTCAGCCTGGGAATGGTCTATGAAGCAAGAGGACAGAATGAGAAAGCCGCCGAGTATTACCGAAAAGCAGTGGACTTCATGCGGTCAATGCCTGAATTTGAAGAGGAAGCAATCGATTGGGTTCTAGAAAAGGCGTTCCGGATGGAGTCTGCATCGTTTTCCAAAACATAG
- a CDS encoding BrnT family toxin: protein MMEFELDPKKSDSNKQKHGIDFYEAQELWDDPDLIEIPAKTRDEPRFLVIGKISEKHWSGVITYRTETTRIISVRRSKKEEVDLYESS from the coding sequence ATTATGGAGTTTGAGTTAGACCCCAAGAAAAGTGATAGTAACAAGCAGAAACACGGTATTGATTTTTACGAGGCGCAAGAATTATGGGATGACCCAGACCTTATTGAGATTCCAGCAAAGACCCGTGATGAACCAAGATTTTTGGTAATAGGAAAAATATCAGAAAAGCACTGGTCGGGAGTTATTACTTATCGGACTGAAACGACAAGAATTATTTCAGTACGACGATCCAAAAAAGAGGAGGTTGATCTATATGAAAGCTCGTGA
- a CDS encoding CopG family transcriptional regulator: MKAREFDKKFDEGKEDITKYLDISKARRPEQAQKRVNVDFPLWMIQLLDKEARRLGVPRQSIIKVWVAERLEKIS, translated from the coding sequence ATGAAAGCTCGTGAGTTTGACAAGAAATTTGATGAAGGCAAAGAGGATATTACTAAATACCTTGATATATCAAAAGCAAGGCGACCCGAACAAGCACAGAAAAGAGTAAATGTCGATTTTCCATTGTGGATGATTCAACTGTTGGACAAAGAGGCAAGACGTCTGGGCGTGCCCCGACAATCCATCATCAAAGTTTGGGTAGCAGAACGCCTTGAAAAGATATCCTGA